Proteins encoded together in one Hevea brasiliensis isolate MT/VB/25A 57/8 chromosome 16, ASM3005281v1, whole genome shotgun sequence window:
- the LOC110665251 gene encoding gibberellin-regulated protein 4: MAKFFAVFLLALIASSMLQTLVMASHGHGGHHYDNQKRYGPGSLKSYQCPSQCSRRCSKTQYHKPCMFFCQKCCRKCLCVPPGYYGNKAVCPCYNNWKTKEGGPKCP; the protein is encoded by the exons ATGGCTAAGTTTTTTGCTGTCTTCCTCTTGGCCCTCATTGCCAGTTCAATGCTCCAAACCCTG GTTATGGCATCGCATGGTCATGGAGGTCACCACTATGACAATCAA AAGCGCTATGGGCCAGGGAGTCTCAAGAGCTACC AATGCCCGTCACAATGCTCGAGGAGGTGCAGCAAGACCCAATACCACAAGCCTTGCATGTTCTTCTGTCAGAAATGCTGCAGAAAGTGCCTGTGTGTGCCTCCAGGGTATTATGGGAATAAAGCTGTGTGCCCTTGCTACAACAACTGGAAGACCAAGGAGGGAGGACCCAAATGCCCTTGA
- the LOC110665252 gene encoding structural maintenance of chromosomes protein 4 yields the protein MVTELGDEFMAAEPDSGRAAGSSRAPRLFIKEMVMRNFKSYAGEQRVGPFHKSFSAVVGPNGSGKSNVIDAMLFVFGKRAKQMRLNKVSELIHNSTNYQNLDSAGVSVHFQEIIDLDDGNYDAVPGSDFVITRVAFRDNSSKYYINDRVSNFTEVTKKLKGKGIDLDNNRFLILQGEVEQISLMKPKAQGPHDEGFLEYLEDIIGTDKYVEKIEESYKELESLNEKRSGVVQMVKLAEKERDSLEDVKNEAEAYMLKELSLLKWQEKATKLAYEDNGAKMIEMQTNVSSLEESLKAEREKIQESHKTLKEIETIHKKYIKRQEELGNDLITCKEEFKEFERQDVKYREDLKHKKQKIKKLEDKLNKDSSKIEHLTKECEDSTNLIPQLEDDIPKLQRILLDEERVLEDIVENSKVETEGYRSELVKVRAELEPWEKQLIDHKGKLEVACTESKLLSEKHEASRAAFEDAHKQMDDILRRIETKTTSISKLQSDVEKHKFEASEARKVEQECIKEQEALIPLEQAARQKVAELKSILDSEKSQGSVMKAILQAKESNKIEGIYGRMGDLGAIDAKYDVAISTACPGLDYIVVETTAAAQACVELLRRENLGVATFMILEKQVDLLPKMKAKVRTPEGVSRLFDLVRVENERMKLAFFAALGNTVVANDLDQATRIAYGGTLEFRRVVTLDGALFEKSGTMSGGGSKPRGGKMGTSIRATSVSTEAVANAEKELSTMVDKLNGIRQRIVDAVRSYQASEKAIAHLEMELAKSQKEIGSLNSEHGYLEKQLGSLEAASQPRKDELDRLDELKKTISTEEKEIDRLMKGSKKLKDKALELQSKIENAGGETLKAQKSKVNKIQSDIDKTSSEINRHKVQIETNQKMMKKLTKGLEDSKKEKDRLVEEKEKMRSVFKEIEEKAFAVQENYNKTQKLMDEHKEVLDKAKSEYENVKKFVDELRASEVDADYKLQDMKKSYKELELKGKGYKKKLDDLQNALTHHMEQIQKDLVDPGKLQATLEDETLAKACDLKRALEMVALLEAQMKEMNPNLDSISEYRRKVSLYNGRVDELNMVTEQRNDVKKQHDEWRKKRLDEFMAGFNTISLKLKEMYQMITLGGDAELELVDSLDPFSEGVVFSVRPPKKSWKNIANLSGGEKTLSSLALVFALHHYKPTPLYVMDEIDAALDFKNVSIVGHYVKDRTKNAQFIIISLRNNMFELADRLVGIYKTDNCTKSITINPGSFVVCEKVA from the exons ATGGTGACGGAATTGGGGGACGAGTTCATGGCCGCCGAGCCCGACTCAGGCCGAGCTGCTGGATCTTCCAGAGCTCCGAGGCTTTTCATTAAAGAAATGGTTATGAGGAATTTCAAATCTTACGCTGGCGAACAACGCGTTGGTCCTTTCCACAAG AGTTTTTCTGCAGTGGTGGGGCCTAACGGGAGTGGCAAGAGCAATGTAATAGACGCTATGTTATTTGTCTTTGGAAAGCGAGCGAAGCAG ATGAGACTTAACAAGGTTTCCGAGCTTATCCACAATTCCACTAATTACCAGAATCTAGACAGTGCAGGTGTTTCTGTTCATTTTCAGGAGATAATTGACCTG GATGATGGCAACTATGATGCTGTTCCAGGAAGTGATTTTGTAATCACCAGGGTGGCATTTCGAGATAACTCATCTAAGTATTACATAAATGATCGTGTGAGTAATTTCACCGAGGTCACCAAAAAACTGAAAGGGAAGGGGATTGACCTGGACAATAACCGATTTCTGATTCTTCAG GGTGAAGTTGAGCAGATTTCATTGATGAAGCCCAAAGCTCAAGGACCCCATGATGAAGGTTTTCTTGAATATCTGGAAGACATAATTGGGACTGACAAATATGTTGAAAAGATTGAAGAATCGTATAAGGA GTTGGAATCCCTTAATGAGAAAAGGTCTGGGGTGGTGCAGATGGTTAAGTTAGCTGAGAAAGAAAGAGACAGCTTGGAG GATGTGAAGAATGAAGCGGAGGCATATATGCTAAAAGAGTTATCACTCCTGAAATGGCAAGAGAAAGCCACGAAATTAGCTTATGAGGATAATGGTGCAAAGATGATTGAAATGCAGACAAATGTTTCTAGCTTAGAAGAAAGTTTAAAGGCTGAAAG AGAGAAGATTCAAGAAAGTCATAAAACACTGAAGGAGATTGAGACTATCCACAAGAAGTATATCAAAAGACAAGAG GAACTTGGCAATGATCTCATAACATGTAAAGAGGAGTTTAAGGAGTTTGAAAGGCAGGATGTTAAATATCGAGAGGATTTGAAGCACAAGAAGCAAAAGATCAAGAAACTTGAAGATAAACTCAATAAG GACTCATCAAAGATTGAGCACTTAACAAAGGAGTGTGAGGACTCGACAAATTTGATTCCACAACTTGAGGATGACATTCCAAAGCTGCAAAGAATTTTGTTGGATGAGGAGAGAGTGTTGGAGGATATTGTAGAGAATTCAAAAG TTGAAACAGAAGGATATCGCTCTGAGCTTGTGAAGGTTCGCGCTGAATTAGAGCCGTGGGAAAAACAACTAATCGATCACAAGGGCAAACTTGAAGTTGCATGTACTGAAAGCAAGCTTTTGAGTGAGAAG CATGAGGCTAGTCGTGCAGCTTTTGAAGATGCACACAAGCAGATGGATGACATATTGAGAAGAATAGAAACAAAAACTACAAGCATTTCCAAACTTCAGAGTGATGTAGAAAAGCACAAATTTGAAGCATCAGAAGCTCGTAAAGTGGAACAA GAGTGCATCAAAGAACAAGAAGCATTGATTCCACTAGAACAAGCTGCAAGACAAAAGGttgcagaacttaaatcaattCTTGATTCTGAGAAAAGTCAGGGTTCAGTTATGAAAGCAATTTTGCAGGCCAAGGAATCTAATAAAATTGAGGGAATATACGGTCGGATGGGAGATTTAGGAGCAATTGATG CAAAATATGATGTTGCCATATCAACAGCTTGTCCTGGACTTGATTATATTGTGGTGGAGACGACTGCTGCAGCCCAAGCATGTGTTGAGCTGCTCCGAAGGGAGAATCTTGGGGTTGCAACCTTCATGATATTG GAGAAGCAAGTTGATCTCTTACCAAAGATGAAGGCTAAAGTGCGCACTCCAGAGGGAGTTTCACGTCTTTTTGATCTAGTTAGAGTTGAGAATGAAAGAATGAAGCTTGCATTTTTTGCAGCTTTGGGTAACACTGTTGTAGCAAATGATCTAGATCAG GCAACACGAATTGCATATGGTGGCACTTTAGAGTTTCGCCGTGTGGTTACTCTTGATGGTGCACTTTTTGAAAAATCTGGTACTATGAGTGGTGGGGGAAGCAAGCCACGTGGTGGTAAAATGGGCACGTCTATTCGAGCTACCAGTGTTTCTACAGAAGCTGTTGCCAATGCTGAGAAGGAGCTCTCTACTATGGTTGATAAATTGAATGGCATCCGCCAGAGGATAGTTGATGCAGTAAGGAGTTACCAAGCCTCAGAAAAAGCAATTGCACACCTGGAGATGGAATTGGCCAAAAGTCAGAAGGAG ATTGGCAGTTTAAATTCAGAGCATGGATATCTTGAAAAACAACTTGGTTCACTAGAGGCTGCATCACAGCCAAGGAAGGATGAGCTTGACAGGCTGGATGagctgaagaaaaccatatctacagAGGAAAAGGAGATTGATAGACTTATGAAAGGGTCTAAAAAGCTGAAGGATAAG GCATTGGAACTTCAGAGTAAAATAGAAAATGCTGGTGGTGAAACATTGAAAGCACAGAAGTCAAAGGTCAACAAGATTCAGTCT GATATTGATAAAACTAGCTCAGAGATTAACCGTCACAAGGTTCAAATAGAGACAAATCAGAAAATGATGAAGAAGTTAACAAAGGGGCTTGAGGACTCGAAGAAGGAAAAGGATCGACTTGTTGAGGAGAAGGAAAAAATGAGAAGTGTTTTCAAAGAAATAGAAGAAAAGGCGTTTGCAGTTCAGGAGAATTATAACAAGACACAAAAG CTGATGGATGAACACAAGGAAGTGTTGGATAAAGCAAAATCTGAATATGAAAATGTGAAAAAATTTGTGGATGAGCTGCGGGCATCAGAG GTTGATGCTGATTACAAATTACAAGATATGAAGAAGAGCTACAAGGAGTTGGAATTGAAGGGGAAGGGTTACAAGAAAAAGCTTGATGACTTGCAAAATGCTCTCACACACCACATGGAGCA AATTCAGAAAGATCTGGTGGACCCTGGAAAGCTTCAAGCAACCTTGGAAGATGAGACTCTTGCCAAGGCTTGTGATCTGAAAAGGGCCCTTGAAATGGTAGCATTGCTGGAAGCAcaaatgaaagagatgaacccAAATCTAGATTCTATCTCAGA ATATCGGAGAAAGGTTTCATTGTATAATGGGAGAGTTGATGAACTGAACATGGTCACTGAACAGCGTAATGATGTAAAAAAGCAGCATGATGAATGGCGAAAGAAAAG GTTGGATGAGTTCATGGCAGGATTCAATACAATATCATTGAAGTTAAAGGAAATGTATCAG ATGATTACACTTGGAGGCGATGCAGAACTTGAGCTAGTGGATTCTTTGGATCCTTTCTCTGAGGGTGTTGTTTTTAGTGTTAGACCGCCAAAGAAGAGTTGGAAAAACATAGCTAACTTATCGGGTGGTGAAAAG ACTCTCAGCTCATTGGCTCTTGTTTTTGCACTTCATCACTACAAGCCTACGCCACTGTATGTAATGGATGAAATTGATGCTGCTCTGG ATTTCAAGAATGTTTCAATTGTGGGACATTATGTTAAGGACCGGACAAAGAATGCACAATTTATTATCATAAG CCTTAGGAACAACATGTTTGAGTTGGCAGATCGACTTGTTGGAATCTATAAAACTGACAACTGCACAAAAAGCATTACAATCAACCCAGGCAGTTTTGTGGTGTGTGAAAAAGTCGCTTGA